One region of Thunnus albacares chromosome 20, fThuAlb1.1, whole genome shotgun sequence genomic DNA includes:
- the snu13b gene encoding SNU13 homolog, small nuclear ribonucleoprotein b (U4/U6.U5), whose amino-acid sequence MTEAPVNPKAYPLADATLTKTILDLVQQASNYKQLRKGANEATKTLNRGIAEFIVMAADAEPLEIILHLPLLCEDKNVPYVFVRSKQALGRACGVSRPVIATSVTIKEGSQLKPQIQSVQMAIERLLV is encoded by the exons ATG aCTGAAGCTCCAGTGAACCCAAAGGCCTACCCTCTGGCCGACGCCACGCTGACCAAAACCATCCTGGACCTGGTACAGCAAGCTTCAAACTACAAGCAGCTGAGGAAGGGAGCTAATGAAG CTACGAAAACCCTGAACAGAGGCATCGCCGAGTTTATTGTGATGGCTGCTGATGCTGAGCCACTGGAGATCATCCTCCACCTGCCATTGCTCTGCGAGGACAAGAACGTCCCGTACGTGTTTGTCCGCTCCAAGCAGGCCCTGGGTCGGGCCTGTGGGGTTTCACGCCCCGTCATCGCTACCTCAGTCACCATAAAGGAGGGATCTCAGCTCAAGCCACAGATCCAGTCTGTCCAGATGGCTATTGAGAGACTgcttgtgtga